One Kushneria konosiri genomic window, GGAGCATTGCGCTTGAGGGTGCGCCGGAGGCCGCACTTGAGGCCGAGCTGCGCGAGCGGCTGCCTGTTCCCGAGCAGGCGCAGGCGCTTGTTGAGGATGTGATGGGACTTGCCCGGTTGATGGCGTCAATGCTGGAGGCCACCGAGCTGCGGTTACGCCTGCGGCTTTTGGAAGACACCATGTGCCCGCGTTTTCACTGCGATAACGTCGCCGTACGGCTGGTGACCAGCTGGCTGGGGCCGGGCAGTGAATGGTTGCCCGAGCACGCGCTGGATCGGCGCGGGCTGGGGGCGCCATCGTCGGACAAACCCGCGATCGTAGTGGATTCAACGGCCATCGAGCGTCTTGATACAGGGGATGTGGCGCTGATCAAGGGCAGCGCCTGGCACGGAGAGGGGCGTGGCGGGCTGGTGCATCGAAGTCCGGCGCTCGAGCCCGGCCAGCGCCGGCTGATGATGAGCATCGATCCGCTCTGATCAAGGGCGCGACCAAAGACCAGGCGCCAACGACGTCGGAATTGATCACGATCAAGTCGAGGCGGTTG contains:
- a CDS encoding DUF1826 domain-containing protein translates to MSPSSTLETPEPALLMARELATIFDADREIAIAARTLTADLAASVDAQCRTARGWSIALEGAPEAALEAELRERLPVPEQAQALVEDVMGLARLMASMLEATELRLRLRLLEDTMCPRFHCDNVAVRLVTSWLGPGSEWLPEHALDRRGLGAPSSDKPAIVVDSTAIERLDTGDVALIKGSAWHGEGRGGLVHRSPALEPGQRRLMMSIDPL